The DNA region GTCCTAGCAGTTCTCTGATAATAGGAACTAAACAAATCCTGTCGGTTGCAAAGTATTGGCTAATTGTCATCACTTCCTGTCGTGCGATAGTGTTTTTACCCTCGTCCATCCTCCAGACTGCCTGTGAACTGAGTGAAATTGGTTTCCAGACGTAAACTGCGCGGCGAGGAAGGAGGCGACGTCTCACACTTGATCGTTGCCTTGTCCACCTCCACTGGTGACTGAAAAAGTCACAAATCTCAGCAAGAGGAAGGCAGAAATGGAGGAATtggaagaccaaagaggagaTTTAGGTAAGACTTGCAGATAGCTAGGTTAGAACAGAGGATGCAgaggagcggaaagggaaggaagAAGAAGCAAGGAAGAAATGTACAAGTTCACTTTTGCACGTAGACTTACTGCAACTTTCCTCCGGTGTTTCCTCAAGTCACTTGGCTATCAGTAAATAAAAcaccagattaaaaaaaagtttcatctcTTATGAACCTTTTGTGGTCTGTGTCATTTTTACCAGAGTCATGATGCCAAGATGGTGGCTGGTGTTGCGTGCATGGTGTTTCGGTGTTGAGTGGCCGCTGGTGGGCGGCGACGAGGATGACGCCAAAGACTGGGCCGTGGCCGACGTGGGTAGTGCCCGTGGTCGTAGCGTCACGTTGAGGCCATCCATGCTGCCGCTGTTCATACGGGACTCGATCTCGTCCGAGCGCAGGTCAGCTGACTCTCGCTCCACCTGGATCATCCTGTGCACACCACACACTAGGGGCTCTATTTTCCTGATAGGAGTAAATCCGGTACGATGTAAATCTGCGCGGATGGGGGTTAGACCCGGGTTTCATAATTTCACTGATGCGCGCAAAccagcaaatttaaaaaagaggcAGTCTGTGCCGTTGTGGGAGTGAACACAAGCGACTTCATTCAccaccaatcaaagcggctcctctcattccctttaaatgtagTGCAATGACAATCTCACATGGAGACATttctgtgcggaagaggacgcagcgatccatgcgtgactggagcattgtctcTGCTCTTGGCCGGTTTGGCAACAGACAACGTGAgcaggtacccttattaaatacagtatgagctgGTGTTAACTGCTGGCGATTTAAATGTCCACAGACCTCATGTATCTATCCCCACCTCCGATCGTTCATGTGCCTTCCGCCAGAGGTGTGACCAACTCCTTGCTTTGgaaagtctcaagtctttgcctacaagtcctgagtcaagtctCATGTCGAGACAGACAAGTCCCGAGGCAAGTCCTACACCTTGAGTTTCGAGTCATTCAGGTCATtttgacagcaaaataaaaatatattttaatatatagtataatatttatatatttaaataatttgtatatattatatttgaaaatccatatttatttagcaaagcaaatttgATAAGAAAACGAGAGGACTAATCAAAATCTTCAAAGCCAAGTCAAGGGTGGGCTTATTTTATTGCCCCTTTAAAACTGATCGATAGTATGTTTTCGGTTATTCTACTTGTATGAAGatgctatgctatgactttatttctgaagtgtcctgtatttttgtcacaaataagaatttgcatccagtagtgctgcaattagtaatcaaATATTCTACTCACAATTCTACCGGAATAATCaaatataagaataaaatatatttttgcttggttaaagttgtcatggtctgtgctttagtttagattatatttagttGTGTTTCaggttttcctgtgtcccatgttgttcatcATATCTCATggtcatttagttattgtgttcacctgttctcgtcaaccctctacattgtgtcaaccaatcagctccctccagccactcgtgtcttgtccaggtttTCCTCATTGTCTCTTCAATTTGCTTATCTTTAGTTCCCTTGTTTCCTTCAGTGCTTGTTGGTCCATTGTCGAATGTCGTTTGTCGATGTTGTTTTAGTAAGTTATGTGGTTGGTAATGTCTTGTTTCctgttttgggtttactcaagcgtttctttgttactttgattattgATTTGAGTTATTTTGTTTAGTTAGATTTTTCCACGTGCCTTGGTTgcctgtttttgtaaataaattaaggtatacattccaagaaccactgttaacattgcaataattaacgtccttattgttacgtttATTGTCGTTTCTGCGaatgttaacagtggttcttggaatgtataccttaattaactgtcacatttattgctgatttgtgttttttttttcttttgtcaacaTTGCAcatgtactgtttttttctctccctctttTTTATGAAACCAatactttaggtagtgtgtgaaaAATTTACGTCTTGGTCAATTCCTTTACAAGAGCATAGCTATCAGGGAATTAATCGTCTAAAGATAATAAGAATTAACTAGAGCAGTAATAGCGTAAAACACTTTGACCTAATAAATAATCAGTAAGATTCGCAGCATTATGTTGTCACTTTTTATGTTGCCTTGTAGTATAACAATAAGCGACACATAAAAGCCtctcttttcaagtcaatgggttcaagtctaagtaaagtcacgagtcattgctgttcaagtccaagtcttgtaacatattgtcaagtcaagtctaaaatcatcaaattcatgaatcgagtctgacttgagtccaagtcactcgagtccacacctctgcccCCAGCATAGCTGCGTGCCagttgaatgatttaaaaaatacaataataatataaatattaatgctttgatttctacaatgattcagagggtttaaTCCCTGCTATTCATATATTTATGAATGGAATGcgtctgacatccaccacacatgGTGGCGGACCTCAGGATCTAGCTGTGTgtgccccgatcaaatttgCAATAGACCAGTGGTCTATCTACTCCCCAGGACTTAGACGTGGTCTAAGCAGACGTAGGTTTAGACTGAGTTTCAGCCACCAAATTATTACTGCACATGTCAAAGAACACACCCTTGTTGTGCCGGTACACCCAGCTTGATGTAGACCAGTCCGGCAAATTGGAAAACACTCACAGCGAGCCTTGCGCGTGCACGGAAATCAAGATACGCCAGCTATTGTGCTCCGCTGCAGATGTGCagtctacaaaaatagagcccctaATGTTAGCTTAGGAGTGAGTGTATTACCCCCGCCAAGGAAATTGTGTCTTTATcagtgtttctttgttagcaCTTAGCATCCTTACCCAAAATCAATCTACCAGAGTTGATTTCCATGAGCGTGGATGTAGGACTTGTACTTTTGTCGACATTGCGAGACTTACATTAATaatttcagtgaataatgcatTAATACTAAGTACAAAATCCAGGCACATGCACAAGCTGTGCATCTATCAAGGTGTACACTCTGTCGCTTAAGGGTAGTTTGGTCCAGCTCTCCCGTGACCGTGGATAAGGGCTAGaaatgaatgagttaatatcACCTTATCTCTTCATTGATAGCGTCAAGCTGCTCCTGCAGCATCAGAGCGAGAGTCTGAGCATCCGATTGTCCGCTTGGTGAGAGCATGGCCGAGCTAACGTCGTCATCCAGGTCGGACTCGGCCTCGATGTCGCTGCCGAGGAGGTGGCTGACGCTCCCTCGCAACGAAGGGTAGTCCTGTTCAAACACGCCGCAAACCTACGTACAACAGACACGCAGATGAGCGGTTATACTTTGAgcaaataaacacaacaacattGATGGCtaatgatgttaaaaaaaataataaattggcaTTCTTGAGGGTAGTTATGAATGTGAATGAACAACGGACTTACATTAGAGAGCATGTCCATGTCAGCAGGAGAGAGACAGATAAAGAGAGGTTAGTAGAGAATGAAGTTAGGCATGAAGATCACTGCATGGAGCTTCTCATCTCATCTCACCAAGAGAGCAGAGAAACATATTAGCAAAGCAGAATATGGTAAAGTCCATTTTGGGCATTTAAAGTGTGGATCATggtggtttggcaaaatacaaaatgttgtttGGACCTTGTTGGGATCATCTCGTAGTGCTGAGAGTCTCCCCTTTTGTGCCCGCCTGATCACAGCTGTACTGTAGTGGCCATCTTGGCCCTCCACCACAGAGAAGCGAAGGTCACTTGCACTGCCCAAATGAGACCTGAcgtgacataaaacaaaaacgccTCATGTTGCTAAAAAGGGAACCAAAATAGTAGAAACACCTCTCAAAATGCAGCACAATTCAATGCAGAAATATAATTAACGTAAAACTTTAGATTCAGCTCTTGTATctgtcagtgattcccaactttaattgagccaaggcacatattttagaaTAGAAAAATCTTCGGGCATACCAAcaagctaaagaaaaaaaaaaaagggatataTAGGTTAATTATGTTCCTTCTGCCATTTAGGGTAAGATTAttaaattgttctgcctgtcacaatGCGTCAATGCATAGATAAAAgagcaaagatacatttgtggtaaataaataattttaataaagtgaaattggatcatttctcGTGGCAGACAAGATGATCTCTCGACACCATTGTTCCaaggcacagtggttgggaatcactacaTTGTGCAGGTACTGTATGaacattacagtggaaccttgatttaacgGAACTGGAAGCAACAGACTTCAGATTTAACGGATAGAATATCGTATCCGGTTAAAACTCAAAACGTCCCTTCGTGAGTTCAagaattggctgctgttgtttactggcgcgtTTCTCAAACATTCTATACTGGTGTTGGTCCAGCATACAGTtgtcgtttgtttttgtttttttgtcaagcccttcACTGTCTGCCTGTCATTGATGGTGGTGGGAAAAGGAAGTGTGCGAACCtcgtggctcatgaaagcgacgcCAACTCGCTACCATGGCACAACAACTTTCTTGGTAGGTAAGGTAAAAAGGCAAGTTTGGGTCAACTTCAAAGATTttcatacttttatttatttatttattttttacattcatttacAGAAATGTGTATTGTACTGGGTGTATTTAGGCCACAAATTCCAATTTAAATTAACGGACAATTGTCTTTAACGGATGACCCCTTTCCCCTATTTAGtccaggttccactgtactacgGTATGTAAATGTCTGCGTACCGAGGGTGACTTGAACTTCCATCTCCAAATGCCCCACTGCGCCGTTTCAAATGGTCAATCTCGTTCCTCAGTTTCTCAATCTCGCCAATCAGACGTTCCTACatgaaaagacatttttaaccTAAAGTAAAAGCTTTCAAATCACacaacacaaattaaaaaaaattaagataaaaaaaataactttaaaatgaAGAGGTCCGTCGTCGAAGGTTTACTGGAGTTACAGTGTTCTGTAATGGTTTTGGGGAAATAGCTGTAGTCTATAGTCATTGTGAGTGTCAGAATGTAACAGCCTTTACCCAGTTAGTCGattcagttaaaaaaagaaaaagaaaaatgaggaAACAGCTACTTTTCAGTTTACTGGTAAAAATAATGCCTACAATAGATATGTTGGTTAATCTTCATATAGAACCACAACACCTGGTGTTCCATAGTGGTATATGTAGCTCTACTGCTACCGCCTCAACAGACAACCAACCAAGCAATGAAAATTACATTACTTGGAAATGTGTTTGTTATCATTATGTGACATCTCAGataaatcaaaacattaaaaataagtaATTATATGCAGTATTTAATTTCACCCTAGGGCTAAATGACTCATTATTTGAATACATCagtttcaaatgtatttcaagTACACTGACCCGTGTGTGGTGGAATTCTTCCAGCTGTTTCTGACAGTTCTCAAGATCTTGGATAAGAGAGTTCTAGACACAAAGACACTAACGTTATGTCAAAACATTGatgaaatatgcaaattgctaaTTAATTTGAAACTATAATGCAGTGTATAGGCCTCTCCTCGCCTTGTCCTCCAGTGCAGCCATGCGTTCTTTCAAATGGAGCTGCAGCCGTTCATTGGACTCTGTGAGGAGACGGTCCACGGTGTCGGATAAACGCTTGTTGTGCTCTTCATTCATCTTCTCCCGCTGACGAGCCTGATGAACGCACACAAGGCGAGGcctaattttcttttaattgtttATGCTACTTAATCGAGACCTTTCTGCGTGGATTAAAGCATGACGTGTGTGCTTAGTCAAAGAAGACTGTCTGCCAGATACTGTATGGTATAGGTCAGCTTGGTAAACAATGTATCTCGCTTAATTACGTGGCAATGAAAAGAGATGCATATTCAAGTAAATCAATggaggcacacaaacacacattctcAGAGAGTGccttcaaataaatatatacagaaTGGCAGTAAGAGGGGAAAATTAGCCTTGCGTGAATTATTCAGaatgtaaacatactgtagcaGCAAATCACTTATATTTGGGGAAGGGAGGGTGGGTGCATGTGTCGCGAGGATGATATGTGGATTTGGTTCAAATTCATGCAACAATGAACCAGGAAAattatgtgtatgtgtgagtgtatgCATGAGGGAGCACAGAGGCGAGGCGTCCAACTAATGTGAAGCATCAgtccacacgcacgcacacacacacacacactgagaggTCAGAGAGACCctgcagggcacacacacatacttttacacaaacacacatacaaacccTTCCTAGTTCTTGGTTTTTCTCCTCCAGTTGTGACTCCAGCTGTCTGAGCCGCTCCTCCACGTTGCCATGCCGCTCCTCAGCCTGAAAGGGGAGACACTTACTAATGCATCTGAATGCAGGTAGCTCCTTCAAGTCCTTGTAAGGTGAAAtcatagatttgtttctaaatacattatacatgaggGATGTAACATTATCTAAATCTCAGGGTTCGGTTTTATGATGGTATTAATCTCATGGTAGGATAATTATTGAGATATTGTGGGGAAGCGCACGGTATTGCAAGAAGACTCACGGTACAGGTGGGGTAGATCGGGCGCATGTCGTATTCCTTTACTTATCATGAGGTTTCAATGACCAGGCATTGATAATTTAtataaagtgtgtgtttgtgtgtgtgagaccttGGACAGTGCTGCCACTCGCTGTGCCAGCTCAGCCTCCACCTCTGGCAGTGTCTCAGCCTTCCTCATGGTTTGAGCCAACCTCTGCTCTGCCATCTCCAGCATCTCCTGTAACTGGCGCACCTTCTCTTCACtctgactcacacacacataacacacacagacTGGAGCTAAGTGTGACAGCAGCATACAGGAGACAGCCGTGCAGCCGGTGAGGACACGCTCGTGGAGGATGTTGCTTGAATTCTCTATTGGCACCTGAAGTCAGATTCACCCTGCACTCCAGGCCTTAGTGTAACATGCCGTCGCCACTggtggattcacctatttgtggatttgtttgtcaatttttttttcttttttttccttttttgggaGGGAACCAACCACCAAAACGTTTATTGGCTGAATaaccctgcttattcaagaaatctttaaatatatttatataactatatgtatctatctatctatctatctatctatctatctatctatctatctatctatctatctatctatctatctatctatctatctatctatctatctatctatctatctatctatctatctatttcaatgcatccatccataaattttttgtaccgcttatcctcacttgggttgtgtgcatgctggagcctatcccagctatcttcgggcgagaggcggggtacaccttgaagtggtcgccagccaatctcagggcacatagaaacaaacaacgatttgcactcacattcacacctaggggcaatttagagtcttcaatcaacctaccacgcacgcttttgggatgcgggaggaaaccggagtgcccggagaaaacccaaccaggcacggggagaacatgcaaactccatacgggCGGGGcctgaaccgcggtcctcagaactgtgaggtagatgtactaaccagtcggccaccgtgccgccgacttCAATGCAGTTATAAATAATTTTCTCAAAATTTCTGTTCTTCGTGGTTCCGCCTGGTCCCTATCAGTGGAACCCCGTGAACATTTTGCATGAAAAAGAAACACATCTACACCACAAATATGAAacaatccaataaaaaaaaacagtgaatcTGGCGGTAACTGAGCAAGTCTTCTTGTGCTCTGTAACAATCTATTCTTTTGCAACTGCACAAACTAGTTAATGTCACCCTGTTTGTAACCTCGAAACATTGTATGCTCGTACTATAAACTGAGGACCACCAGTAATTTTTTACTACCCTTCCGCAACGTACCCACAATGGGTCCACAACCCACTTTGGAGTCCCAACCCACCACTTGAGAAACACTGCACTGCATTATACAGTGatattttgagatatgagtttaattcattccgtgaccatgcttgcaagtcaaaacactcgtatctcaaatcatttccccacatttaaatgaattgaaatgcaattaatccgttacaaccccccccccaaaaaaaccccacaccaaattcatttttaaacatgtttcttAGTGACAAAAAGTGCACTCAAgtcttgtactgtataaaaacacagtaataacattttCTCTCAACATAACCTGCAAATACGGTAAATGTGAGCACAGAACACgactgtacctaatgtattgGCTTTCACTGTTCGTCTTTGTTGGGGTATAATGGCAGTTGGCAAACCAGCTTAATGGTCCATCACTGCCACCAACTGATATTGCCCTTCCACTGCAATGAAACCAATGAGAACTGATGGTGGCCGCATGATTTGAAGTGTGCTGCCGCTCTCTAGAGGCGGGGGTCTGAAACTCACTTGTACCTCAAATTTTGCTCATACGTTTTTTTTgctcagacaaaaaaattggactCGCATCTCGAaatacttgtaagtcaaggtgctaatatctcaaggcaccactgtgcatGATTATATATAGTCACCTGAACACTGCACCTGCTGGTGGCAGTATTGAGAGTACATCATATTGTAGACTTTAGCCTGTTAGCTTAGTATAttttgaaaaaggaaaatggaGGAAACAGCCAACTTTGCTCATTGAgcttaaaaatatggaaataaatCTTGAAAGTTATTAAGAGAGAAACATAACAGCTAGTGGTTTTACACCAGGGTGTAGTCATCCCCACTGGCTGGTTTGACATTGACAGCCATCCTTATTGGCTACATTTGAGTAAATTGTGTTAGCTCAAACAGTTCTTTACCTTTTGTAAAACTTGATGAAACATGATGCGGTGGCATAATAATACTGCTGCAGCAGGGGGTAGAACAACAACCAAATTGTTCAAACTAAAAACTATCAATGCTACAGAAGTAAGCAACACTCTTGTTTTTCTTACAGTATGATTTATAACTTTGGTGATATAGTGCACCCTATTGACCTGGAGCGGTAAATATAAAGTGCAAGCACTCTCCCATCAGCTACAACTTTTATCTAACTGAGATTAACATTGAGGtagctatttttaaaatactttgcCAGTTGTAAAGTTCATTATTAAGCACTGCTTGGCCATTGGTGTGTGCATGCTACCTGTCTGTGCAGTGAGTCCTTGGTGGCCAGTTCGTTCTCCAGCTTGTCATTGAGGTCGTGGATGTGTGTCGTTTCTCGCTGTGCAGCAAGGTAACGTTTTTCCAACGTTGTTATTCTTTCCTCCATGTCTTCTCTCTGCAAGCGCAGAGAAATAAACATATTCAACCATAAAACCAAAAGAGCTTTAACGGCAATAATGAATTATTCTATTTTGGTTGAGAATATGATCCttcagatgtacagtatttcaaaagTCCACATTTTGTGAATAAACAAATGGATTTTATCATTTAAATGCCtattattttatacatatatgtacCAATTCATTTCAGTTGCTGACTGAGCAGTTAGGGTTTAAACTAAATATTGAATGTAATATCCAGTGCTCAAGATTAATGAGACCTTCAAGGTCAGAAAATCAAGATTCAACACTCATTATTCATCACTTTAGTGAGATTGATTGCTATTAGCCTCCTGTGaatgataataaataatgttttattaacattttatcttattttgctTTACCTTGCACCTTACCTTGTTTGCACtacaaaaacatatacagtaaatttcaTGTTCCCTCCTCTTACCTCTCTCTGCTCTCGGTgctgtttgattgacagctccTCGCTGCGACTCAGCTCTCGCCGTGCGCTGGCGAGCTCGGCCTCCAGCTCGGCCACACGACCATTAAGAGAGGCAGAGTGCTCGCGGGTTTGGGCCAGCTCTTTACTGGTCCTGTCCAGCAGCTCTTGAAGCTCAGACACACGGCTGCCATCATCATGAATGTCTATGGAGCCGTTTGGTAGTCTCTGCAAGGTGGACGTACACAGTTAATGGACATGTGAGCACATTCGGGCACCAAAAATAGGCTTTCTCTGGTCTGAGTGGTGtagatttaaaaatgtaaatgtcaacAACAAAGCTGATAAACATGAGCGACCTAGATAACACTGTGGTGAGTTTATGCAAACACGGATATTTGCGGTTACGctgccatgttttttgttttgatgtttcTCCTCTCTTCACAGCTCAAAGTGAAGTGGATTAATTAAACAGACCTTAAGGGACACATACTCAGATAGGCAACCAGTGGGCAGCCCAACCTTTATTTGGACTCTGCTGCCTGATCATGAACACAGAaacagacatgcaaaaaaaaaaaacacaaagatgtACTACAAGCAAACTGTTTGAAGTGGTGCAGTTAAACCCATCAGGTGATTCTCTCACTAGTTTGGTTTTAGAGCATCAAACATTCCAAACTGACTGAAAATGCCCATGATCTTTtgctcagctttttttttttttttttttttttttttttaaagccaaagCCAAAGGCGCCAAAGAAAATTAGCCTGTTCGAATACAAACAGTTTATGGTGTTAAAAACAAGAAGGGTTGGGACTAATACTGCATAATAAGTGATCATGTAAGGTCAACATGGCCAAACACCTTGTAACCACAATTAGAATATTAAACCAGGAATAATGTGGGAGTGATGTAGTGTGATAAGAAGTCAAACCAGTCGACTGGTTGTCATAAAATAAAGCACAGAGcagaaaaacaatcacacagTCAGGAAGACCTTCCATGGAGGTTTGGATCCATCTGTCCGATCTGCTGAGTCACCATCCTTCCTTTGTTTCACCATGCTCAGCTGTAATGTAGaatgaaatcaaattaaaaaaaatctcacagaaGTCACATTTCATTCTTCTCTAAGTGAATAAACAAAACGAAAAAACTCTCAAGAGCTGCAAGCCTTTATAACTTTAAACCTCCCTATAAAAGTCATACACTCTGCTTTGACTGAGCCTGTTATTAGTATTTTCAGAAAGGCCTCCTACAGAACATTCACAGTAGACCAACTTCAGCATCAGGAGCCAGAGGCCTTTCAATACCGACCCAGACCTATCATTAGATTATTTTCAAGACTAGCTTTTAATTGAATCACCTTTGATATTAAGTtagttttgtgtgcattttaagGCACTTTAAGAGGCACTATTGAAAAGCACTTTATCCAATGAACACAAACTTGAGAAAATTACGGACCTCAGCGTTTACATTTTACGTTTTATTGAATCCTCCTGCCCCATACCAAAGATTCCACTCAGCATCAATGGTGACATCATGAGACACACTTCCTGGCAACTACATAGTACCTCAACTAAGTGAAGCGTGCTTGCGATAAGAACTTGGAGGCTTCCATGGCAGACATATTTTAGTTGGCCTACCGTCACACATTCGATCAAACAGTCGCATTCACCTCACCTCTTGTGTGGTAGCTGATAACTGTCCCTCCAGTGTGGACACCCTCTCCAGAGCCACGCGAAGCCTCTCACGCACCTGAccaacacacgcgcacacacgcacacacacacacattgaatgTCTTATGTCATCCTCCGTGTACCATATACCGTAATTTGTGTTATGGGCTTAGGCTTGTTGTTTTACCtatgttgtgttttaatgaCAGGGTTTTATGTTATACCCAGTCTTGTAATGTAGTGGAGTACAaatattaatacaaatattaatagACGTGACGCTTTGGGCACAGCGATGGTGTAGGTAAAAGCGCTATACAAGTGCAATCCTTTTACTGTACTTACGTAGACTTTTCACTgatctgtactttacttatttatttatatttgtggcaAGTTTCACTTTTCCTCCACTacatttcttaaataaaatacatacgcATTACTACGaaataaaatccaaagaaattgtTCGTTGTCATGCCTGAACTACAGAGGACAAAGCTGAAGAATAGTACTGCCTGTACTGATGTGGTAGATAAATTGAGGCAATGAAAATACAACGTAAGTAGTTTTTATTAAAGTAATATAAACACAGTCTTAAACATTACACTAATGCAATTCGATAGTGGTTTCCAAATACTGAGCCCACATTTGATGGTTATACTGCAAATGAATTACAAATGTTTCATTACATAGTTATAGAGCTTTTTATAGGACTTCACTATTATTTTGCTCTCTCCATGTGTCATCCATCTACAAATTCTTGTAGAAATTGATTAAAGGGGTTCCCTTGTTTACGAAGGTCACGACATGTTTTGAGATTATGAACGACATGCGGTATAAGAATGTTTCGTCATCATGAGTCACGaaaaggcatgctcagttaccgtacttgcttgtttttcttttatacaaatatttactgaagTTATGATATTCTGAGGTAATAAACAGTGCACAATGAACTAATTTAAATTTACTGTTactatgactttactactaTGTTAGCGTAGAGTAGTAGACTACGGTATGTTCCTCTGACATACGTAGAAATTTGTTACCACAATAAGTACTGTACTCCATCGTAACCTGAGGACCCCCTTTAGGTAGTTTATAATTAACTGACTAGATTAGCACTTGTAGTGCGCAAACctctacaaagaaaaaaacaattgcctcCATA from Phycodurus eques isolate BA_2022a chromosome 10, UOR_Pequ_1.1, whole genome shotgun sequence includes:
- the ppfia4 gene encoding liprin-alpha-4 isoform X6; the encoded protein is MNPTVKIHLQNGTHFNTYMYQEFATLTKELNICREQLLEKEEEISELKAERNNTRLLLEHLECLVARHERSLRMTVVKRQAPPPSGVSSEVEVLKALKSLFEHHKALDEKVRERLRVALERVSTLEGQLSATTQELSMVKQRKDGDSADRTDGSKPPWKVFLTRLPNGSIDIHDDGSRVSELQELLDRTSKELAQTREHSASLNGRVAELEAELASARRELSRSEELSIKQHREQREREDMEERITTLEKRYLAAQRETTHIHDLNDKLENELATKDSLHRQSEEKVRQLQEMLEMAEQRLAQTMRKAETLPEVEAELAQRVAALSKAEERHGNVEERLRQLESQLEEKNQELGRARQREKMNEEHNKRLSDTVDRLLTESNERLQLHLKERMAALEDKNSLIQDLENCQKQLEEFHHTRERLIGEIEKLRNEIDHLKRRSGAFGDGSSSHPRSHLGSASDLRFSVVEGQDGHYSTAVIRRAQKGRLSALRDDPNKVCGVFEQDYPSLRGSVSHLLGSDIEAESDLDDDVSSAMLSPSGQSDAQTLALMLQEQLDAINEEIRMIQVERESADLRSDEIESRMNSGSMDGLNVTLRPRALPTSATAQSLASSSSPPTSGHSTPKHHARNTSHHLGIMTLPSDLRKHRRKVASPVEVDKATIKCETSPPSSPRSLRLETNFTQFTGSLEDGRGKPKKGIKSSIGRLFGKKEKGGRMEQTRDFARDGQPLPALTDFDMAVGDTMTLGKLGTQAERDRRMKKKHELLEDARKRGLPFAQWDGPTVVSWLELWVGMPAWYVAACRANVKSGAIMSALSDTEIQREIGISNPLHRLKLRLAIQEMVSLTSPSAPLTSRTSSGNVWVTHEEMENLASSTKAANEEGSWAQTLAYGDMNHEWIGNEWLPSLGLPQYRSYFMECLVDARMLDHLTKKDLRSHLKMVDSFHRASLQYGIMCLKRLNYDRKELERRREDSQHDMKDVLVWTNEQVIHWVQSIGLREYSGNLLESGIHGALVSLDETFDYSNLALILQIPMQNTQARQVLDREFNNLLALGTDRRLEESGDDKSFRRSPSWRKRFRAREGVAGLGMMAGSMETLPTGFRMPSMSIPPSMNLMPKKQLQPEAPPPASPRLDPSTVRTYSC
- the ppfia4 gene encoding liprin-alpha-4 isoform X7, producing the protein MEGLPDCRLPNGSIDIHDDGSRVSELQELLDRTSKELAQTREHSASLNGRVAELEAELASARRELSRSEELSIKQHREQREREDMEERITTLEKRYLAAQRETTHIHDLNDKLENELATKDSLHRQSEEKVRQLQEMLEMAEQRLAQTMRKAETLPEVEAELAQRVAALSKAEERHGNVEERLRQLESQLEEKNQELGRARQREKMNEEHNKRLSDTVDRLLTESNERLQLHLKERMAALEDKNSLIQDLENCQKQLEEFHHTRERLIGEIEKLRNEIDHLKRRSGAFGDGSSSHPRSHLGSASDLRFSVVEGQDGHYSTAVIRRAQKGRLSALRDDPNKVCGVFEQDYPSLRGSVSHLLGSDIEAESDLDDDVSSAMLSPSGQSDAQTLALMLQEQLDAINEEIRMIQVERESADLRSDEIESRMNSGSMDGLNVTLRPRALPTSATAQSLASSSSPPTSGHSTPKHHARNTSHHLGIMTLPSDLRKHRRKVASPVEVDKATIKCETSPPSSPRSLRLETNFTQFTGSLEDGRGKPKKGIKSSIGRLFGKKEKGGRMEQTRDFARDGQPLPALTDFDMAVGDTMTLGKLGTQAERDRRMKKKHELLEDARKRGLPFAQWDGPTVVSWLELWVGMPAWYVAACRANVKSGAIMSALSDTEIQREIGISNPLHRLKLRLAIQEMVSLTSPSAPLTSRTSSGNVWVTHEEMENLASSTKAANEEGSWAQTLAYGDMNHEWIGNEWLPSLGLPQYRSYFMECLVDARMLDHLTKKDLRSHLKMVDSFHRASLQYGIMCLKRLNYDRKELERRREDSQHDMKDVLVWTNEQVIHWVQSIGLREYSGNLLESGIHGALVSLDETFDYSNLALILQIPMQNTQARQVLDREFNNLLALGTDRRLEESGDDKSFRRSPSWRKRFRAREGVAGLGMMAGSMETLPTGFRMPSMSIPPSMNLMPKKQLQPEAPPPASPRLDPSTVRTYSC